One window of Elaeis guineensis isolate ETL-2024a chromosome 11, EG11, whole genome shotgun sequence genomic DNA carries:
- the LOC105054258 gene encoding uncharacterized calcium-binding protein At1g02270 isoform X2, which translates to MISRQKEGSTFSADELATLFLFLLSFGLLASLLRFSLFSPVIVAMRKDGNGGARQDNQRQGKKRRLGYGALMASERCISCTTFNILAPIYKRLDKEDQSRRESQYRAYWLSRNESIIDRLLGEMSSIICLQWVWLGNEELVDMYERRLGDAGYTSLKLARTNNRGDGLLTAVHRDYFRILNYQDLLFNDFGDRVAQLVHVESVVPFNQSQNSSVGQQILIVNTHLLFPHDSSLCILRLQQVYKILQSIESYQKEHKLSLMPIILCGDWNGSKRGHVYKFLRSQGFVSSYDTAHHYTDSDADAHKVVTFGFMSIYCLILWPTHFQSLHLVDLLFLLLQWVSHRNHRGNICGVDFIWLLNPNKHRKPLRTSWNEAVFGIIKYLLRAASLTENNAFAFLKVDSPGDYITYSGFCQALCQLGLTSHPHGLNPQDREDLWIQADIDGNGVVDYEEFLLGIWNPKWPEQHENFEKWTDVRLKTGAKKLQAFGFNVKNAVLFPPEVEKGMWPEDYSLSDHAPLTVVFSPVRMPCFQIIR; encoded by the exons ATGATATCACGCCAAAAGGAAGGGTCTACGTTCTCCGCTGACGAACTCGcgactctctttcttttcctcctttcTTTCGGTCTCTTGGCGTCTCTGCTTcgcttttctcttttctctcccgTGATCGTTGCAATg AGAAAGGACGGCAATGGCGGGGCAAGGCAGGACAATCAGCGGcaggggaagaagaggaggctGGGGTACGGCGCGTTGATGGCGTCGGAGCGCTGCATCTCCTGCACGACCTTCAACATTCTGGCGCCTATCTACAAAAGGCTCGATAAGGAG GATCAGAGCCGCAGGGAGAGCCAATATAGAGCATACTGGCTGAGCCGGAATGAAAGCATCATAGACCGGCTGTTGGGGGAGATGTCCTCCATAATTTGCCTCCAGTGG GTCTGGCTTGGGAACGAAGAACTCGTCGATATGTACGAGAGGAGGCTGGGCGATGCTGGTTATACCAGTCTGAAGCTTGCACGCACGAACAATCGTGGCGATG GCCTGCTTACTGCTGTGCATAGGGACTACTTTAGAATTCtaaactatcaagatttgctgttTAATGATTTTGGAGATCGAGTAGCACAGCTAGTACATGTTGAATCAGTTGTTCCTTTCAATCAAAGTCAAAACAGCAGTGTTGGACAGCAGATTCTCATTGTAAATACACACTTGTTATTTCCTCATGACTCCAGCTTGTGTATACTTCGCTTGCAGCAG GTATACAAGATCCTCCAGTCTATAGAATCTTATCAGAAAGAACATAAGCTTAGTCTTATGCCTATCATACTCTGCGG TGACTGGAATGGAAGTAAACGTGGACACGTTTACAAGTTTCTTAGGTCCCAGGGGTTTGTGTCATCTTATGATACTGCTCATCACTATACCGACAGTGATGCAGATGCCCACAAGGTGGTAACCTTTGGATTCATGTCAATTTATTGCTTAATCTTGTGGCCAACACATTTTCAAAGCTTGCACTtggttgatttgcttttcttgctcCTGCAGTGGGTTAGCCACCGCAATCATCGTGGAAATATCTGCGGAGTCGATTTCATATGGCTGCTTAATCCCAATAAGCACAGGAAGCCCCTGAGAACAAGCTGGAATGAAGCTGTATTTGGAATTATTAAG tatcTTCTCAGAGCTGCTTCTCTTACGGAGAATAATGCATTTGCTTTCCTTAAAGTGGACAGCCCTGGTGATTATATTACCTACTCAGGTTTTTGTCAAGCACTCTGTCAG TTAGGCTTAACCAGCCATCCTCATGGCTTAAATCCCCAAGACAGAGAAGATTTGTGGATTCAAGCTGACATTGATGGAAATGGTGTTGTGGACTATGAAGAATTTCTG CTAGGTATCTGGAATCCTAAATGGCCGGAGCAACACGAGAACTTTGAAAAGTGGACTGATGTCAGACTGAAAACAGGTGCCAAGAAGCTGCAGGCTTTTGGTTTCAATGTGAAGAATGCAGTTCTCTTCCCACCAGAAGTCGAGAAAGGAATGTGGCCGGAGGACTACTCTCTATCCGATCATGCACCACTGACCGTCGTGTTTTCTCCTGTGAGGATGCCTTGTTTCCAGATAATACGCTAA
- the LOC105054258 gene encoding uncharacterized calcium-binding protein At1g02270 isoform X4 has translation MISRQKEGSTFSADELATLFLFLLSFGLLASLLRFSLFSPVIVAMRKDGNGGARQDNQRQGKKRRLGYGALMASERCISCTTFNILAPIYKRLDKEDQSRRESQYRAYWLSRNESIIDRLLGEMSSIICLQWVWLGNEELVDMYERRLGDAGYTSLKLARTNNRGDGLLTAVHRDYFRILNYQDLLFNDFGDRVAQLVHVESVVPFNQSQNSSVGQQILIVNTHLLFPHDSSLCILRLQQVYKILQSIESYQKEHKLSLMPIILCGDWNGSKRGHVYKFLRSQGFVSSYDTAHHYTDSDADAHKWVSHRNHRGNICGVDFIWLLNPNKHRKPLRTSWNEAVFGIIKYLLRAASLTENNAFAFLKVDSPGDYITYSGFCQALCQLGLTSHPHGLNPQDREDLWIQADIDGNGVVDYEEFLLGIWNPKWPEQHENFEKWTDVRLKTGAKKLQAFGFNVKNAVLFPPEVEKGMWPEDYSLSDHAPLTVVFSPVRMPCFQIIR, from the exons ATGATATCACGCCAAAAGGAAGGGTCTACGTTCTCCGCTGACGAACTCGcgactctctttcttttcctcctttcTTTCGGTCTCTTGGCGTCTCTGCTTcgcttttctcttttctctcccgTGATCGTTGCAATg AGAAAGGACGGCAATGGCGGGGCAAGGCAGGACAATCAGCGGcaggggaagaagaggaggctGGGGTACGGCGCGTTGATGGCGTCGGAGCGCTGCATCTCCTGCACGACCTTCAACATTCTGGCGCCTATCTACAAAAGGCTCGATAAGGAG GATCAGAGCCGCAGGGAGAGCCAATATAGAGCATACTGGCTGAGCCGGAATGAAAGCATCATAGACCGGCTGTTGGGGGAGATGTCCTCCATAATTTGCCTCCAGTGG GTCTGGCTTGGGAACGAAGAACTCGTCGATATGTACGAGAGGAGGCTGGGCGATGCTGGTTATACCAGTCTGAAGCTTGCACGCACGAACAATCGTGGCGATG GCCTGCTTACTGCTGTGCATAGGGACTACTTTAGAATTCtaaactatcaagatttgctgttTAATGATTTTGGAGATCGAGTAGCACAGCTAGTACATGTTGAATCAGTTGTTCCTTTCAATCAAAGTCAAAACAGCAGTGTTGGACAGCAGATTCTCATTGTAAATACACACTTGTTATTTCCTCATGACTCCAGCTTGTGTATACTTCGCTTGCAGCAG GTATACAAGATCCTCCAGTCTATAGAATCTTATCAGAAAGAACATAAGCTTAGTCTTATGCCTATCATACTCTGCGG TGACTGGAATGGAAGTAAACGTGGACACGTTTACAAGTTTCTTAGGTCCCAGGGGTTTGTGTCATCTTATGATACTGCTCATCACTATACCGACAGTGATGCAGATGCCCACAAG TGGGTTAGCCACCGCAATCATCGTGGAAATATCTGCGGAGTCGATTTCATATGGCTGCTTAATCCCAATAAGCACAGGAAGCCCCTGAGAACAAGCTGGAATGAAGCTGTATTTGGAATTATTAAG tatcTTCTCAGAGCTGCTTCTCTTACGGAGAATAATGCATTTGCTTTCCTTAAAGTGGACAGCCCTGGTGATTATATTACCTACTCAGGTTTTTGTCAAGCACTCTGTCAG TTAGGCTTAACCAGCCATCCTCATGGCTTAAATCCCCAAGACAGAGAAGATTTGTGGATTCAAGCTGACATTGATGGAAATGGTGTTGTGGACTATGAAGAATTTCTG CTAGGTATCTGGAATCCTAAATGGCCGGAGCAACACGAGAACTTTGAAAAGTGGACTGATGTCAGACTGAAAACAGGTGCCAAGAAGCTGCAGGCTTTTGGTTTCAATGTGAAGAATGCAGTTCTCTTCCCACCAGAAGTCGAGAAAGGAATGTGGCCGGAGGACTACTCTCTATCCGATCATGCACCACTGACCGTCGTGTTTTCTCCTGTGAGGATGCCTTGTTTCCAGATAATACGCTAA
- the LOC105054258 gene encoding uncharacterized calcium-binding protein At1g02270 isoform X1, with protein MISRQKEGSTFSADELATLFLFLLSFGLLASLLRFSLFSPVIVAMRKDGNGGARQDNQRQGKKRRLGYGALMASERCISCTTFNILAPIYKRLDKEDQSRRESQYRAYWLSRNESIIDRLLGEMSSIICLQEVWLGNEELVDMYERRLGDAGYTSLKLARTNNRGDGLLTAVHRDYFRILNYQDLLFNDFGDRVAQLVHVESVVPFNQSQNSSVGQQILIVNTHLLFPHDSSLCILRLQQVYKILQSIESYQKEHKLSLMPIILCGDWNGSKRGHVYKFLRSQGFVSSYDTAHHYTDSDADAHKVVTFGFMSIYCLILWPTHFQSLHLVDLLFLLLQWVSHRNHRGNICGVDFIWLLNPNKHRKPLRTSWNEAVFGIIKYLLRAASLTENNAFAFLKVDSPGDYITYSGFCQALCQLGLTSHPHGLNPQDREDLWIQADIDGNGVVDYEEFLLGIWNPKWPEQHENFEKWTDVRLKTGAKKLQAFGFNVKNAVLFPPEVEKGMWPEDYSLSDHAPLTVVFSPVRMPCFQIIR; from the exons ATGATATCACGCCAAAAGGAAGGGTCTACGTTCTCCGCTGACGAACTCGcgactctctttcttttcctcctttcTTTCGGTCTCTTGGCGTCTCTGCTTcgcttttctcttttctctcccgTGATCGTTGCAATg AGAAAGGACGGCAATGGCGGGGCAAGGCAGGACAATCAGCGGcaggggaagaagaggaggctGGGGTACGGCGCGTTGATGGCGTCGGAGCGCTGCATCTCCTGCACGACCTTCAACATTCTGGCGCCTATCTACAAAAGGCTCGATAAGGAG GATCAGAGCCGCAGGGAGAGCCAATATAGAGCATACTGGCTGAGCCGGAATGAAAGCATCATAGACCGGCTGTTGGGGGAGATGTCCTCCATAATTTGCCTCCAG GAGGTCTGGCTTGGGAACGAAGAACTCGTCGATATGTACGAGAGGAGGCTGGGCGATGCTGGTTATACCAGTCTGAAGCTTGCACGCACGAACAATCGTGGCGATG GCCTGCTTACTGCTGTGCATAGGGACTACTTTAGAATTCtaaactatcaagatttgctgttTAATGATTTTGGAGATCGAGTAGCACAGCTAGTACATGTTGAATCAGTTGTTCCTTTCAATCAAAGTCAAAACAGCAGTGTTGGACAGCAGATTCTCATTGTAAATACACACTTGTTATTTCCTCATGACTCCAGCTTGTGTATACTTCGCTTGCAGCAG GTATACAAGATCCTCCAGTCTATAGAATCTTATCAGAAAGAACATAAGCTTAGTCTTATGCCTATCATACTCTGCGG TGACTGGAATGGAAGTAAACGTGGACACGTTTACAAGTTTCTTAGGTCCCAGGGGTTTGTGTCATCTTATGATACTGCTCATCACTATACCGACAGTGATGCAGATGCCCACAAGGTGGTAACCTTTGGATTCATGTCAATTTATTGCTTAATCTTGTGGCCAACACATTTTCAAAGCTTGCACTtggttgatttgcttttcttgctcCTGCAGTGGGTTAGCCACCGCAATCATCGTGGAAATATCTGCGGAGTCGATTTCATATGGCTGCTTAATCCCAATAAGCACAGGAAGCCCCTGAGAACAAGCTGGAATGAAGCTGTATTTGGAATTATTAAG tatcTTCTCAGAGCTGCTTCTCTTACGGAGAATAATGCATTTGCTTTCCTTAAAGTGGACAGCCCTGGTGATTATATTACCTACTCAGGTTTTTGTCAAGCACTCTGTCAG TTAGGCTTAACCAGCCATCCTCATGGCTTAAATCCCCAAGACAGAGAAGATTTGTGGATTCAAGCTGACATTGATGGAAATGGTGTTGTGGACTATGAAGAATTTCTG CTAGGTATCTGGAATCCTAAATGGCCGGAGCAACACGAGAACTTTGAAAAGTGGACTGATGTCAGACTGAAAACAGGTGCCAAGAAGCTGCAGGCTTTTGGTTTCAATGTGAAGAATGCAGTTCTCTTCCCACCAGAAGTCGAGAAAGGAATGTGGCCGGAGGACTACTCTCTATCCGATCATGCACCACTGACCGTCGTGTTTTCTCCTGTGAGGATGCCTTGTTTCCAGATAATACGCTAA
- the LOC105054258 gene encoding uncharacterized calcium-binding protein At1g02270 isoform X3, which produces MISRQKEGSTFSADELATLFLFLLSFGLLASLLRFSLFSPVIVAMRKDGNGGARQDNQRQGKKRRLGYGALMASERCISCTTFNILAPIYKRLDKEDQSRRESQYRAYWLSRNESIIDRLLGEMSSIICLQEVWLGNEELVDMYERRLGDAGYTSLKLARTNNRGDGLLTAVHRDYFRILNYQDLLFNDFGDRVAQLVHVESVVPFNQSQNSSVGQQILIVNTHLLFPHDSSLCILRLQQVYKILQSIESYQKEHKLSLMPIILCGDWNGSKRGHVYKFLRSQGFVSSYDTAHHYTDSDADAHKWVSHRNHRGNICGVDFIWLLNPNKHRKPLRTSWNEAVFGIIKYLLRAASLTENNAFAFLKVDSPGDYITYSGFCQALCQLGLTSHPHGLNPQDREDLWIQADIDGNGVVDYEEFLLGIWNPKWPEQHENFEKWTDVRLKTGAKKLQAFGFNVKNAVLFPPEVEKGMWPEDYSLSDHAPLTVVFSPVRMPCFQIIR; this is translated from the exons ATGATATCACGCCAAAAGGAAGGGTCTACGTTCTCCGCTGACGAACTCGcgactctctttcttttcctcctttcTTTCGGTCTCTTGGCGTCTCTGCTTcgcttttctcttttctctcccgTGATCGTTGCAATg AGAAAGGACGGCAATGGCGGGGCAAGGCAGGACAATCAGCGGcaggggaagaagaggaggctGGGGTACGGCGCGTTGATGGCGTCGGAGCGCTGCATCTCCTGCACGACCTTCAACATTCTGGCGCCTATCTACAAAAGGCTCGATAAGGAG GATCAGAGCCGCAGGGAGAGCCAATATAGAGCATACTGGCTGAGCCGGAATGAAAGCATCATAGACCGGCTGTTGGGGGAGATGTCCTCCATAATTTGCCTCCAG GAGGTCTGGCTTGGGAACGAAGAACTCGTCGATATGTACGAGAGGAGGCTGGGCGATGCTGGTTATACCAGTCTGAAGCTTGCACGCACGAACAATCGTGGCGATG GCCTGCTTACTGCTGTGCATAGGGACTACTTTAGAATTCtaaactatcaagatttgctgttTAATGATTTTGGAGATCGAGTAGCACAGCTAGTACATGTTGAATCAGTTGTTCCTTTCAATCAAAGTCAAAACAGCAGTGTTGGACAGCAGATTCTCATTGTAAATACACACTTGTTATTTCCTCATGACTCCAGCTTGTGTATACTTCGCTTGCAGCAG GTATACAAGATCCTCCAGTCTATAGAATCTTATCAGAAAGAACATAAGCTTAGTCTTATGCCTATCATACTCTGCGG TGACTGGAATGGAAGTAAACGTGGACACGTTTACAAGTTTCTTAGGTCCCAGGGGTTTGTGTCATCTTATGATACTGCTCATCACTATACCGACAGTGATGCAGATGCCCACAAG TGGGTTAGCCACCGCAATCATCGTGGAAATATCTGCGGAGTCGATTTCATATGGCTGCTTAATCCCAATAAGCACAGGAAGCCCCTGAGAACAAGCTGGAATGAAGCTGTATTTGGAATTATTAAG tatcTTCTCAGAGCTGCTTCTCTTACGGAGAATAATGCATTTGCTTTCCTTAAAGTGGACAGCCCTGGTGATTATATTACCTACTCAGGTTTTTGTCAAGCACTCTGTCAG TTAGGCTTAACCAGCCATCCTCATGGCTTAAATCCCCAAGACAGAGAAGATTTGTGGATTCAAGCTGACATTGATGGAAATGGTGTTGTGGACTATGAAGAATTTCTG CTAGGTATCTGGAATCCTAAATGGCCGGAGCAACACGAGAACTTTGAAAAGTGGACTGATGTCAGACTGAAAACAGGTGCCAAGAAGCTGCAGGCTTTTGGTTTCAATGTGAAGAATGCAGTTCTCTTCCCACCAGAAGTCGAGAAAGGAATGTGGCCGGAGGACTACTCTCTATCCGATCATGCACCACTGACCGTCGTGTTTTCTCCTGTGAGGATGCCTTGTTTCCAGATAATACGCTAA